One stretch of Nitratiruptor tergarcus DSM 16512 DNA includes these proteins:
- a CDS encoding archaeosortase/exosortase family protein, whose product MKKFVTLYVLYLAIAFFLVDFEPMRKALHIESFYNSFIASLSAFFIHMLGIVVTATNDTLHLPHADMIIKFGCNGLEAVLIYLAGVFAYPAKSKLKIIYGIFGTIILEVINIARIALLAWTIEHYPKYFELMHTYLTQSIMIVLAFLAFLFYLQRVSDEKPSA is encoded by the coding sequence ATGAAAAAATTTGTAACTCTTTATGTTCTCTATCTTGCAATCGCCTTTTTTCTTGTAGATTTTGAGCCTATGAGAAAAGCTTTGCATATCGAGTCTTTTTACAATAGTTTCATAGCATCTCTTTCAGCCTTTTTTATTCATATGCTTGGTATTGTGGTTACTGCCACAAATGATACGCTCCATCTTCCTCATGCAGATATGATTATCAAGTTTGGTTGCAACGGTCTTGAGGCAGTGCTTATCTATCTTGCGGGAGTCTTTGCCTATCCGGCAAAATCAAAATTGAAGATTATTTATGGCATTTTTGGGACGATTATTTTAGAAGTGATAAATATAGCCCGTATAGCTTTGCTTGCTTGGACGATAGAGCACTATCCAAAATATTTTGAATTGATGCACACATATCTCACCCAAAGTATCATGATCGTCTTGGCATTTTTGGCTTTTCTTTTTTACTTGCAAAGGGTAAGTGATGAAAAGCCATCTGCTTAA
- a CDS encoding exosortase H-associated membrane protein: MKSHLLKLFVLFLLLLFPTILGWSYIKNYYNFFISNTAFGIAARYYDLAVQKTDIKGKEIIFSIKNATPIKDINGKSHDFAMDISLDMEAVTFNVPLTLSLLLAIVLGFKMPLKKRWEIFYTGMLLLFMLHFFSMLLFSFCTIAPVANINPYVHFYLARHYLAGEILCAIKDFFINYVARFEPFLIGVYGWWEVQRR; the protein is encoded by the coding sequence ATGAAAAGCCATCTGCTTAAGCTCTTTGTGCTCTTTTTGCTTCTTCTATTTCCTACGATTTTGGGATGGAGTTATATCAAAAATTACTACAACTTCTTTATTTCCAACACAGCATTTGGTATCGCCGCAAGATATTATGATCTTGCTGTACAAAAAACCGATATAAAAGGAAAAGAGATTATTTTTAGCATAAAAAATGCTACTCCAATTAAAGATATAAATGGAAAAAGTCATGACTTTGCAATGGATATCTCTTTGGATATGGAAGCAGTGACATTCAATGTCCCACTAACGCTTTCACTCCTTTTAGCGATAGTTTTAGGATTCAAAATGCCTTTAAAGAAAAGATGGGAGATATTTTATACGGGAATGCTTCTGCTTTTTATGCTTCACTTTTTTTCTATGCTGCTTTTCTCTTTTTGTACAATAGCTCCTGTTGCCAATATAAATCCCTATGTGCACTTCTATCTTGCAAGACACTACTTGGCTGGAGAAATACTTTGTGCCATCAAAGATTTTTTCATCAACTATGTTGCAAGGTTTGAGCCATTTTTGATTGGTGTCTATGGGTGGTGGGAGGTGCAGAGAAGATGA
- a CDS encoding choice-of-anchor U domain-containing protein yields the protein MKRLRSILWFVLFFPAFVFALSEPVTIILTKYIAPPPIETGCSSRESFDNYVKLNTPTLSSVLDAVWGAGVEYEILEVNASGDCEVGGPPDYNVSFCRSTDNCNRHIHRESLSKVIEEDEDFIIHTFYITIEDYYFSCQEDDNTTEDPTVDINHDDMKDACEYNVATPQGGDYLIGVATDETNKLYHVVKDETPKIVTTQNGEQIELPYGTVSFDINVSNAGDSATVHIYYPYNPDITGYAKEINGNWVKVDSTVQHDQAHNQTIVSFTLTDGGALDDDGIANKVIKDPGGGYIGQGQPQTSVTVPLSPLALGFLIALFGFAGSRRIQRR from the coding sequence ATGAAAAGATTACGCTCTATCTTATGGTTTGTATTGTTTTTTCCTGCTTTTGTGTTTGCTCTGTCAGAACCTGTTACTATTATATTGACTAAGTATATTGCCCCTCCACCTATTGAAACCGGATGTTCTAGCCGTGAGAGTTTTGACAATTATGTCAAATTAAATACTCCAACTTTATCAAGTGTATTAGATGCTGTATGGGGAGCAGGTGTGGAATATGAAATATTGGAAGTCAATGCATCGGGAGATTGTGAGGTGGGGGGTCCACCTGATTATAATGTGAGTTTCTGTAGATCTACAGATAATTGTAATAGACATATTCATAGAGAGTCATTATCAAAAGTTATCGAAGAAGATGAAGATTTTATTATTCACACCTTTTATATAACAATTGAAGATTACTACTTTTCTTGCCAAGAGGATGACAATACGACTGAAGATCCAACAGTAGATATCAACCACGATGATATGAAAGATGCATGCGAATATAATGTAGCCACTCCACAAGGAGGAGATTATCTTATAGGAGTAGCTACTGATGAAACTAATAAGCTCTATCATGTTGTAAAGGATGAGACTCCTAAAATTGTTACTACGCAAAATGGCGAACAGATAGAGCTTCCATATGGAACGGTAAGTTTCGACATTAATGTAAGCAATGCTGGAGATAGTGCAACTGTACATATTTACTATCCCTATAATCCAGATATAACAGGATATGCCAAAGAGATAAATGGTAATTGGGTAAAAGTTGATTCAACCGTACAGCATGACCAAGCACATAATCAGACAATTGTGAGTTTTACTCTCACTGATGGGGGAGCTTTAGATGATGATGGTATTGCAAATAAAGTGATCAAAGATCCAGGAGGAGGATACATTGGCCAAGGGCAACCACAAACATCTGTTACTGTTCCCCTTTCACCATTAGCTCTTGGATTTTTAATAGCTCTTTTTGGATTTGCAGGTAGTAGAAGAATTCAAAGGAGATAA
- a CDS encoding HAD family hydrolase, whose amino-acid sequence MINYLIFDMDGTLIDSSAIISNSINYVRSKLGLPPMDKKVILEAVNDTSIHRPKFFYGVEEYEPKHVEWFREYYANNHHKETLLYTGVKELLEEIKPYFCLSLATNAYRVSAELILKNLGIYDYFEIIVCGDEVAHPKPAPDMIFKIIDFFECDKNEIMLIGDGKTDEEAAQAASIGFLKVNWGWSEYEDAIKSVEELKEILLSLKA is encoded by the coding sequence ATGATTAATTACTTGATTTTTGATATGGATGGCACACTTATTGACAGCTCTGCAATTATCTCAAATTCAATCAACTATGTGCGCAGCAAGCTTGGACTTCCGCCCATGGATAAAAAGGTAATCTTAGAAGCAGTCAACGATACCTCTATCCACAGACCAAAATTTTTTTATGGTGTAGAAGAGTATGAACCAAAACATGTAGAGTGGTTTAGAGAGTACTATGCCAACAATCACCATAAAGAGACCCTGTTATATACAGGGGTAAAGGAGCTTCTTGAAGAGATAAAGCCCTACTTTTGCCTCTCCCTCGCCACAAATGCTTATCGCGTGAGTGCTGAGCTAATTCTCAAAAATCTTGGAATTTACGATTACTTTGAAATAATCGTTTGTGGTGATGAGGTAGCTCATCCAAAACCAGCTCCCGATATGATTTTTAAAATTATTGATTTTTTTGAATGTGATAAAAATGAAATCATGCTTATTGGCGATGGAAAAACTGATGAAGAAGCTGCTCAAGCAGCAAGTATTGGCTTTTTGAAAGTTAATTGGGGATGGAGTGAGTATGAAGATGCTATTAAAAGTGTGGAGGAGTTAAAAGAGATATTATTATCTCTTAAAGCTTGA
- the typA gene encoding translational GTPase TypA — translation MQNIRNIAVIAHVDHGKTTLVDELLKQSGTIEAHKELAERAMDSNDLERERGITILSKNTAIRYGGFKINIIDTPGHADFGGEVERVLKMVDGVLLLVDAQEGVMPQTKFVVKKAISLGLKPIVVINKIDKPAAEPERVVDEIFDLFVAMDASEDQLDFPILYAAAREGYAKWNLEDENKDITPVFEAIIEHVPAPSGSADNPAQMQVFTLDYDNYVGRIGIARIFNGRIKRGDELLLVKANGEEKKGRISKLIGFLGLNRLEIDEAEAGDIVAVAGFEDIDVGDSLVDPANPMPLDPLHIEEPTLSVFFSVNDSPLAGREGKHVTSNKLKDRLMKEMETNIAMRVEEVGEGRFKVSGRGELQITILAENMRREGYEFSISRPEVIIKEENGVKLEPFEYLVIDTPEDYSGTVIDKLGRRKAVMKSMTPMDEGSVRIEFEIPARGLIGFRSEFLTDTKGEGVMNHSFLDFRPFVGEVEHRKNGALISMENGKALAYALFNLQERGVLFIEPGTEVYVGMIIGEHSRPNDLEVNPIKGKNLTNVRAAGSDEAIKLTPPRKMTLERALEWIEEDELVEVTPKSIRLRKRYLDPHVRKRMAKQKK, via the coding sequence ATGCAAAATATTCGCAATATTGCAGTTATAGCACACGTTGATCATGGAAAAACTACCCTTGTAGATGAGCTTTTAAAACAATCAGGAACAATTGAAGCGCACAAAGAGCTTGCTGAGCGAGCGATGGATAGCAACGATTTAGAAAGAGAGCGGGGAATTACGATCCTCTCAAAAAATACAGCGATCCGCTATGGCGGTTTTAAAATCAATATTATTGACACCCCAGGACACGCTGATTTTGGTGGTGAAGTAGAGCGGGTACTCAAGATGGTTGATGGAGTTTTACTCCTTGTTGATGCTCAAGAAGGGGTAATGCCTCAAACAAAATTTGTGGTCAAAAAAGCGATTAGTCTTGGACTCAAGCCGATAGTAGTTATCAATAAAATTGATAAACCAGCAGCTGAGCCAGAGCGGGTAGTGGATGAGATATTTGATCTCTTTGTAGCGATGGATGCCAGTGAAGATCAGCTCGATTTTCCTATCCTCTATGCAGCAGCGAGAGAAGGATATGCTAAATGGAATTTAGAAGATGAAAATAAAGACATCACTCCTGTTTTTGAAGCTATTATTGAGCATGTTCCAGCTCCAAGTGGTAGTGCTGATAATCCAGCGCAGATGCAAGTATTTACACTCGATTATGACAACTACGTAGGGCGTATAGGAATTGCGAGGATTTTTAATGGCCGCATTAAGCGAGGGGATGAGCTTTTGCTTGTCAAAGCCAATGGTGAAGAGAAAAAGGGGCGCATAAGCAAACTCATAGGCTTTTTGGGGCTTAATAGACTCGAGATTGATGAGGCTGAAGCTGGAGATATTGTGGCAGTTGCAGGATTTGAAGATATTGATGTAGGTGATAGTCTTGTAGATCCTGCAAATCCTATGCCGCTTGATCCCCTCCATATCGAAGAGCCAACTCTGAGCGTCTTTTTTAGCGTCAACGACTCACCTCTTGCTGGACGAGAAGGTAAGCATGTCACATCCAATAAGCTCAAAGATCGTCTCATGAAAGAAATGGAGACAAATATTGCTATGCGAGTAGAAGAGGTGGGCGAAGGGCGCTTCAAAGTGAGTGGCCGCGGTGAGCTACAGATTACAATCTTGGCAGAGAATATGCGAAGAGAGGGGTATGAATTTAGCATCTCTCGTCCTGAAGTTATTATCAAAGAGGAAAATGGTGTGAAGTTAGAGCCGTTTGAGTATCTTGTGATTGATACGCCAGAAGATTATAGTGGGACAGTTATTGATAAGCTTGGACGTCGCAAGGCAGTGATGAAGTCAATGACACCTATGGATGAGGGGAGTGTGAGGATCGAGTTTGAGATCCCAGCACGAGGACTTATTGGATTTCGCAGTGAGTTTTTGACAGATACTAAAGGTGAAGGAGTGATGAACCATTCATTTTTAGATTTTCGCCCCTTTGTTGGAGAGGTTGAGCATCGCAAAAATGGAGCCCTCATCTCTATGGAAAATGGCAAAGCTTTAGCTTACGCACTCTTTAACCTCCAAGAGCGTGGAGTGCTCTTCATAGAGCCAGGTACTGAAGTCTATGTGGGGATGATTATTGGAGAGCATTCACGCCCCAATGATCTAGAAGTGAATCCCATCAAGGGAAAAAACCTCACCAATGTGCGTGCAGCAGGAAGTGACGAGGCTATCAAGCTTACTCCACCACGCAAGATGACACTCGAGCGAGCGTTAGAGTGGATAGAGGAGGATGAGCTTGTAGAGGTGACGCCAAAGTCCATTCGACTGAGAAAACGCTATCTTGATCCGCATGTAAGAAAAAGGATGGCAAAACAAAAGAAATAG
- a CDS encoding NAD(P)H-dependent oxidoreductase: MEDKFLAAMQRRFACKRFLQKSIPQEEIEVILEYARLSPSSFGMEPWRLLVVTDQKIKEELQPLCWNQKQITTCSHLVVIKADSAVVQNREYIAKMFARRGLSPEATKAYIDRYFAFLQKQDIDCWVQKQCYIAAANMMTGAAYRGIDSCPIEGFEKEKVEEYLQLHNQSVALMVAFGYCAMERPPKKRLQRDEIVEFR; the protein is encoded by the coding sequence ATGGAGGATAAATTTCTTGCTGCAATGCAGCGACGATTTGCATGCAAGAGATTTCTTCAAAAGAGTATCCCGCAAGAGGAAATTGAAGTCATATTAGAGTATGCAAGGCTCAGTCCAAGCTCTTTTGGGATGGAGCCTTGGAGACTGCTTGTAGTAACAGATCAAAAAATAAAAGAGGAGTTGCAACCTCTTTGCTGGAATCAAAAGCAAATAACTACATGTAGCCATTTGGTTGTTATTAAAGCTGATAGCGCGGTTGTGCAAAATAGAGAGTATATAGCAAAGATGTTTGCTAGGCGTGGCCTCAGCCCTGAGGCTACGAAGGCATATATCGATCGCTACTTTGCATTTTTGCAAAAGCAAGATATCGATTGTTGGGTGCAAAAGCAGTGCTACATAGCAGCAGCCAATATGATGACAGGAGCTGCATATAGAGGGATTGATAGCTGCCCTATTGAAGGGTTTGAAAAAGAAAAAGTAGAAGAGTATTTGCAACTGCACAATCAAAGTGTAGCGCTTATGGTAGCTTTTGGGTATTGTGCTATGGAGAGACCACCAAAAAAGAGACTGCAAAGAGATGAAATAGTAGAATTTCGCTAA
- a CDS encoding helix-turn-helix domain-containing protein yields MEEKVLELIKNKAMKAGEIAEALGVEKKEVDKIIKKLKAEGKIESPKRCYYQAKV; encoded by the coding sequence ATGGAAGAGAAAGTTTTAGAGCTTATCAAAAATAAAGCGATGAAAGCTGGCGAAATCGCAGAGGCTTTAGGAGTAGAAAAGAAAGAGGTTGATAAAATCATCAAAAAACTTAAAGCCGAAGGAAAAATCGAATCTCCAAAACGCTGCTACTACCAAGCAAAAGTATAA
- a CDS encoding MFS transporter produces the protein MQIFSLTSAFYFFFFAIIGVYVIYLPKVLDILGYTSLQIGIIFAISPLTRFLTPFFFLKKWQLTPKIYKFALFLALIAGILFFFTIDNFYLFTIPNTLLGISFALTLPFVETIALAHIGKERYGKSRLFGSIGFIVIALVLAKFMESPKIALWFLFGAICFTALFGFALAKEDLTKSKEASQESFSLLAHWPLWVNIFLLQVSFGPFYNFFTIYEKEHGLDYTTISYLWTFGVIAEIFMLYFQGPLLKKNLLKLLQLCSFITAGRWLILHFFPTNLPLLYFAQSLHAFSFALYYTAAISHLFFLYKNKTLAQQFFGGVSFGLGGMVGSLLAGVVYGKYLFMYAAGVALLASLVLFLEYKKIS, from the coding sequence TTGCAGATATTTAGTCTTACTAGTGCATTTTATTTCTTTTTCTTCGCCATTATTGGCGTTTATGTGATCTATCTTCCAAAAGTTCTTGATATTTTGGGATACACTTCGCTCCAAATTGGTATCATTTTTGCTATATCACCATTGACACGCTTTCTCACCCCATTTTTTTTCCTTAAAAAGTGGCAACTTACACCAAAAATCTATAAATTCGCACTTTTTTTAGCACTCATTGCTGGAATTTTATTCTTTTTTACAATCGATAATTTCTATCTCTTCACCATTCCAAATACACTTCTTGGAATATCTTTTGCACTTACTCTCCCCTTTGTAGAGACAATTGCTTTAGCCCATATTGGTAAAGAGCGGTACGGCAAAAGCCGGCTATTTGGATCGATTGGTTTTATTGTTATAGCACTTGTTTTAGCAAAATTTATGGAGAGTCCTAAGATAGCACTTTGGTTTTTATTTGGTGCAATCTGCTTTACTGCTCTTTTTGGATTTGCTCTTGCAAAAGAGGATTTAACAAAGAGTAAAGAGGCCTCGCAAGAGAGCTTTTCACTCCTTGCTCACTGGCCATTATGGGTAAATATCTTTTTATTGCAGGTAAGTTTTGGGCCATTTTATAACTTTTTTACAATTTATGAAAAAGAGCATGGACTTGATTACACTACCATTAGCTATCTTTGGACATTTGGTGTTATCGCTGAAATTTTCATGCTCTATTTTCAAGGGCCTCTTCTCAAAAAAAATCTCTTAAAACTTTTACAACTATGTAGCTTCATTACTGCTGGACGATGGCTAATACTCCACTTTTTCCCTACAAATCTACCACTGCTCTACTTTGCCCAATCGCTCCACGCTTTTAGTTTTGCACTCTACTACACAGCTGCAATTAGTCATCTCTTTTTTCTCTACAAAAACAAAACACTTGCACAGCAGTTTTTTGGAGGTGTAAGCTTTGGACTGGGAGGAATGGTAGGAAGTCTCTTGGCAGGTGTAGTGTATGGAAAGTATCTTTTTATGTATGCTGCAGGAGTAGCACTTCTTGCAAGCCTTGTGCTCTTTTTGGAATATAAAAAAATCTCATAG
- a CDS encoding RDD family protein yields the protein MARWRDIKKGKIPQQQYNEPQTAFTPAPIADRLKAFLTDTFMITMPIIYIVIYFIMGSREGFRDHMAQGWLYIIIPHMLIVTLLWSIKGQTPGMKAYDIKITRFNDPNRLPNFFQSLLRYIFMPISILSVIGVAIALFRKDKQTLHDLISFTRLVKVADI from the coding sequence ATGGCTCGCTGGCGTGATATCAAAAAAGGCAAAATTCCACAACAACAATACAATGAGCCTCAAACAGCTTTTACGCCAGCTCCTATAGCCGATAGGCTCAAAGCTTTTTTAACAGATACATTTATGATTACTATGCCTATTATCTATATTGTGATCTATTTCATAATGGGAAGTAGAGAGGGTTTTCGCGATCATATGGCACAAGGATGGCTCTATATTATTATTCCTCACATGCTCATCGTCACACTTCTTTGGAGTATTAAGGGGCAGACTCCAGGTATGAAAGCCTATGATATTAAAATCACGCGCTTTAACGATCCCAACAGACTTCCAAACTTTTTTCAATCACTCCTACGCTATATCTTTATGCCAATTTCTATTCTTTCTGTTATTGGAGTTGCTATTGCCCTCTTTCGTAAAGATAAACAGACGCTCCATGACCTTATATCATTCACAAGGCTTGTGAAGGTTGCAGATATTTAG
- the pyrE gene encoding orotate phosphoribosyltransferase: MVDIKKIYKDSSALLEGHFLLSSGKHSTNYLQSAKVLEDPKRAEILAKELAKQIQDAGIKIDTVCSPAIGGLLAGYELARALGVRFIFTERKDGKMTLRRGFSVEPGEKVLICEDIITTGGSAMEAAQEIQKRGAEVVGFAALANRGVCKREGGLEKSQPECKLPNDKPLFALADFTFPIYEPQECPLCKQGSTPIKPGSRGN, from the coding sequence ATGGTAGATATCAAAAAGATTTATAAAGATTCTAGTGCACTGCTTGAAGGGCATTTTCTGCTCTCTTCTGGCAAACACAGTACCAATTATCTTCAAAGTGCAAAAGTATTAGAAGATCCTAAAAGAGCTGAGATATTAGCCAAAGAGCTAGCAAAGCAGATTCAAGATGCTGGCATAAAAATAGATACTGTCTGCTCTCCAGCTATCGGAGGGCTTTTGGCCGGATATGAACTGGCACGTGCCCTTGGTGTGCGCTTTATTTTTACCGAGCGCAAAGATGGAAAGATGACATTGCGCAGAGGCTTTAGTGTAGAGCCAGGTGAAAAGGTACTCATCTGCGAAGACATTATCACTACGGGTGGTTCCGCTATGGAAGCTGCCCAGGAGATCCAAAAAAGAGGTGCAGAAGTAGTAGGATTTGCTGCCTTAGCAAATAGAGGCGTATGCAAAAGAGAGGGGGGATTAGAAAAATCGCAGCCAGAATGTAAGCTCCCTAACGACAAACCACTTTTTGCACTTGCAGATTTTACTTTTCCAATATATGAGCCACAAGAGTGTCCACTCTGTAAACAGGGCTCAACTCCTATAAAACCTGGTAGCAGAGGCAATTGA
- the frr gene encoding ribosome recycling factor codes for MELNEVYEFAKDHMQKSLEVLKKDFNTLRTGRVTTAVVENIKVDYYGVPTPLNQAASVVAADATTIVISPWDKSLLGEIERAIQEANIGVNPNNDGEQIKLFFPPMTVEQREAEAKKAKQFGEKAKIAIRNVRREANDKIKKLFKDKVITEDEEKRALEEVQKITDEFVKKVDELVKQKEQEIMKV; via the coding sequence ATGGAACTGAATGAAGTGTATGAATTTGCCAAAGATCATATGCAAAAAAGTCTTGAAGTATTGAAAAAAGACTTCAATACTTTGCGCACAGGACGTGTTACTACTGCAGTTGTAGAAAACATTAAAGTAGATTACTATGGAGTCCCAACTCCTCTCAATCAAGCTGCAAGTGTAGTTGCTGCTGATGCAACAACAATCGTAATCTCCCCTTGGGATAAATCCTTACTTGGAGAAATCGAGCGAGCTATACAAGAGGCAAATATTGGTGTTAATCCCAATAATGACGGTGAACAGATAAAACTTTTCTTTCCACCAATGACGGTAGAGCAAAGAGAAGCTGAAGCAAAAAAAGCAAAACAGTTTGGCGAAAAAGCAAAGATCGCAATCCGCAATGTAAGACGGGAAGCAAATGATAAGATAAAAAAACTCTTCAAAGATAAAGTAATTACAGAAGATGAAGAAAAAAGAGCTCTTGAGGAGGTACAAAAAATCACAGATGAGTTTGTCAAAAAAGTAGATGAGCTTGTCAAACAAAAAGAGCAAGAGATCATGAAGGTGTAG
- a CDS encoding polysaccharide deacetylase family protein, with product MFRKLLLRSSLFFALSLFGDAHIFVYHRFDDPRYPATNTSLEQLKKDFTYLKEHHYKVIPLQQLVDALKNREKIDDKWVVLTIDDGYKSFLKALPLFRKFKYPFTIFIATKPIENRYGDFLHWEDLRLIKRFGEIGLHSHAHPHLVNLSNDQIQKDTQQALQLFQKHLSMQPKSYAYPYGEYDERVKKIIKSFGFSAICNQNIGAISKTSDVYDLDRIALVGKSNIAKQLRIQHLNAQWLAPIHYPRTGILENVKIKVSPQYTTGWLYVTDYGWKRVKIKNGIVNEYLGYKLKRDRVRVIIKVKHSKINTKILVRSRDGTE from the coding sequence ATGTTCCGCAAGCTCCTTCTACGAAGTAGTCTCTTTTTTGCGCTCAGCCTCTTTGGCGATGCGCATATTTTTGTCTATCACCGTTTCGATGATCCACGCTATCCTGCTACCAATACATCTTTAGAGCAACTAAAAAAGGATTTTACATATCTCAAAGAGCATCACTATAAAGTTATCCCTTTACAGCAGCTTGTAGATGCACTCAAAAACAGAGAAAAAATCGATGATAAATGGGTAGTGCTCACTATCGATGATGGCTATAAAAGTTTTTTAAAAGCTCTCCCTCTTTTTCGCAAATTCAAATACCCATTTACTATTTTTATAGCTACTAAGCCCATTGAAAACAGGTATGGAGACTTTTTGCACTGGGAAGATTTACGTCTCATCAAACGGTTTGGTGAAATTGGTCTACACTCCCACGCTCATCCACATCTTGTTAATCTCTCAAATGATCAGATCCAAAAAGATACTCAACAGGCATTACAACTTTTTCAAAAACATCTAAGTATGCAACCAAAATCGTATGCTTACCCCTATGGAGAGTATGATGAGAGAGTCAAAAAGATTATAAAAAGTTTTGGATTTAGTGCAATTTGTAATCAGAACATAGGAGCTATTAGCAAAACATCAGATGTTTATGATCTTGACCGCATAGCACTTGTAGGCAAAAGCAATATTGCAAAACAGCTTCGCATTCAGCATCTCAACGCACAATGGCTTGCACCCATACATTATCCTCGCACAGGTATTTTAGAAAATGTAAAAATAAAAGTGTCTCCACAATATACCACTGGATGGCTCTATGTTACAGATTATGGTTGGAAACGTGTAAAAATAAAAAATGGTATTGTTAATGAATACCTTGGCTACAAACTCAAAAGAGATCGTGTAAGGGTAATTATAAAGGTAAAACATAGTAAAATTAATACAAAAATTTTAGTAAGGAGTCGAGATGGAACTGAATGA
- the secG gene encoding preprotein translocase subunit SecG yields MIKILFILQIVLAVILTIIILLQKSSSIGLGAYSGSNESVFGAKGPQGFLARATFFLATVFVLNTILLGYMYNKEYNKSVVDKIKTEKTSPIPTVPAPTPAPKTDVPQAPSTK; encoded by the coding sequence ATGATAAAGATCCTATTTATTTTACAGATCGTTTTGGCGGTTATTTTAACTATTATTATTTTACTACAAAAAAGCTCTTCAATTGGGCTTGGGGCATACAGTGGAAGCAATGAATCGGTATTTGGTGCAAAAGGACCACAAGGATTTTTAGCAAGAGCTACATTTTTCTTAGCTACGGTTTTTGTTCTCAATACTATTTTGCTAGGCTATATGTATAACAAAGAGTACAATAAATCTGTAGTAGATAAAATTAAGACAGAAAAAACATCACCGATTCCTACAGTTCCAGCACCTACTCCTGCACCAAAAACAGATGTTCCGCAAGCTCCTTCTACGAAGTAG
- a CDS encoding methyltransferase domain-containing protein, whose product MKHIKEFDRFASAYQRQKIIQTKVAKYLVENSPFQGKYILDLGAGSGEVYRAITWDFEKFYALDLSAKMLSFHPTTKVEKIYCSFDSELCWQKLKKRKIDQVFASSSLQWSKDLDTVFMHLQNFPHLSAALFTNNTFRSIHEKLGIKSPIRPVKEVLDIAKKYFMVNYEIREYKLFFPDIKSAFFYIKKSGISSGEKRASVASLRQFMRTFDKNYLEFEVIFLWCEK is encoded by the coding sequence TTGAAACATATTAAAGAATTTGATAGATTTGCTTCCGCCTACCAACGCCAAAAGATTATTCAAACAAAAGTAGCAAAATATTTAGTTGAAAACTCTCCTTTTCAAGGAAAATATATTTTGGATCTTGGTGCTGGAAGTGGAGAGGTATATAGGGCTATTACATGGGATTTTGAGAAATTTTATGCCCTTGATCTCTCTGCAAAAATGCTCTCGTTTCATCCTACTACAAAGGTAGAGAAGATCTATTGCAGTTTTGATAGCGAACTTTGCTGGCAAAAGCTAAAAAAAAGAAAAATTGACCAAGTTTTTGCTTCATCCTCACTGCAATGGAGCAAAGATCTTGATACCGTTTTTATGCATCTGCAAAATTTTCCTCATCTATCGGCAGCTCTTTTTACAAATAATACTTTTCGCTCGATTCATGAAAAATTAGGTATCAAATCTCCAATACGTCCAGTCAAAGAGGTTTTGGACATTGCAAAAAAATATTTTATGGTAAACTATGAGATACGGGAGTATAAACTTTTTTTTCCAGATATAAAGAGTGCTTTTTTTTATATCAAAAAAAGCGGTATAAGTAGTGGAGAAAAGAGAGCTTCAGTAGCAAGTCTGAGGCAATTTATGCGAACATTTGATAAAAATTATCTTGAATTTGAAGTGATATTTCTATGGTGCGAAAAATAG